The DNA region AGGGCCAAGGCCGAGGGTATGACGTTTATCTTTTTTGTTGCGACAATGTAGTCGTGGAAAATTTGACGAAGATTGTCCTCATACCCGGCGAATCTGGAGGCTTCGTCCTTGACCTTGAAGGCGTTGACCCGAAAGGCCTCGACACTGTTCGATATCCTTTTGGCGTTGATGTAGCTTGTGACCCTCGTCCCGGCTTTCAATCCGGCCGTCTCTTCAGGTCCGGCGAAGAGCGCCTCGGCCCGACACGATTTTGCCTGGATATCGCTGATGGAGAGTTCAAGTCCTGACCCGGACGGGAGTTCGGCGGTGATGACGTTGTTGATACGAAGGCCGTGTTCGAAGCCCAGGTCGATGTTATACGTGTCTTTTGACACCTTGGTGATTTTCCCCTGCAGCATTTCTGGATTGTACTCTTCAAACGTCTTCTTGAGCAGACTGTCAATGGTTTCCTGTAAATCTTCCTGGAAATATTTTTCCTTTTGTCTGTGGTCCATGGCCGAACTCAGTTTGACAACTTTGGCTCCAGTGATGAAGCGGTTATAGTAGATCTGGATACCGTTTGAATCGGCCTGTTCGGATATTTTAAAAAATATTAGGGACGCGCCGACATTGAACGTGTTGAAGGATACGTCCCCCAACTTCTTGCTGATGGTCATCTTTTCCTCGCTCACGTCGGCTCTGGAGATGACCACCGCCATGTTAATCACATTTTCGAGGAAGGTCTTGTCCCAGTTGGCTTCGTGGAGTTTCCACTTGGAGGACACTGATTTCTGCAGCTGTCGTTTGATGTGACCGTTCAGGTCCGGAATCCGTTTTTTGGCCATGGAAGTGAAGGCCGGATCACAGTGGATGGCCTCCGGGAAAAAGAGGATGCCGTGATTGAAGATCGTGTATCGAGGTTCGTCGGCACTGACTCCGAGGGGAGTGCTCAGAAAAACCAGTAGGAACATGATGAGGGCATTTTTTTTCATTTTTGCCTCCGTTTACAGATCGCCGGCATCGATCTTGGCCGGGGCTTGTTTTTTGACGGCTTTGTCGATTTCAGCCTGTGAAGGTTGGGGAATGTTGTGGTCCTTTGAATAGTCTTGCAGATTTTGGTTGATAGATTTTATCTGCTTGAGCTGGTCCGGAACGTTGGTCAGAACCAGTCTGGATAAGTTCAAATACCGTCTAAGCCTCAAGGCCTCCATGGCGTTCTGCTCAATGGCCTTGGGGACGACCTGAATGAGTGTGTGCGCGTGGTTTATGGCCTTGACGTCGTAGACGATGGCGATACCCGTGTGCAGAATTCCTCTACCGACGAATTCCTTAGCCTTTTCACGGTTGAATTTTTTCTCCGCGGTTATGGCGTTTGCCTTGGTCGTGGCCAGATTGACCTCGTCCATGATCTCCTTGAGTCGATCAGGGTCGTTGACGATTTCCGGTTCGTCCTGCAATCGTTTCTGAATTAAGGCCATGCGTTGGGCGTCCTTTTCCAATCCGGCGGCTTTGAAAGTGAATTCGACGGAATAGACGAGGTTGCGCAATCCGGCTAGAAGGCTTCCTTCAAGTTGTGAAATTTCGGCCTCGATGATTTGGTTCTTCGGAGCGAATATCTCCAAGACCTTGAGAGTTTCATCCAGGGTCTTGTCCATTTCTCCCTTGGCGCAGCCCATCAGCCCGAAGAAAGTGGGAATCAGCAGCAGAGCGAGTAGACCCCGAACATTTCTTGCGAACCAAGCCCAGGGCGATGTTTTGATTATCTTTTCAGATTTCATTCTCAGTTCCTCGTTTTCCAGGAGTCGATGATCTGCTCAAAAGACTGATTGGCCAGGACCACGGCACTCTTCTTGGTGGCCACCTGCCTGGCCTCGCTGGAGGTCGCGCCCGAAGCGTAGATGATGTCGGAAATGATGGACAGGATTTTTCCCGAGGCCGATTCGTAGATTTTCAGCTCTTCGAGATTCAGCATGGATCGCTGGTTGCCCAGATTATCCTTCCCCAGATCTTCGTATCGGTATTTTCCCTTCACAAAATAGTCGGCCTTGAGAAATTGGGCCAGTGTGACTGCCTTGTTGTCTGGGATGTCCTCGCCGCCGCTTTCGGTCAAAATTGCCATGATCCGTCGCTCTTCCTGTTCGTTGGGGAGAAGCGTGTTCCATTCTTCTTCAATTTCTTTTTTTCTGGACAGGGCCTTTTCGAAATCCTGGATGGCCTTTTCCTTTGAAATGATTGTCAGACCCTTTTTGTTGAACTCCTGAGAGAAGGCGGCCCGGAGCTGATCGTTTTCAACCATGAACATGATGGTCGGTTGGGCACCCCCTTTCTTGCCAGCCTGGGTTGTGGCGGCATCCTTCATGACATCCTTGGCCAGCTTGGCCACCCGGGCCTGCTTGATCAGGAAGTCGGCCGTCAGCTGGAATCCCCCGACGAATTCATCTTCCTTGAGAGTTTTGACCCGTCTGTTGGCGACGAAGGAGTTCATTTCGGTCTTGACCTGATCGGCAACCCTCGCCTCAAGATTTTCGTCCACGTCGGCACCCTCGCCGATTTCTTTGTAGAGTACTTTCCAGATCGCGTTCAGGCACGCCGAGTAAAAGGCGTCTTGCTTGGTTTGGCCTGACCCGGACCCTTCGATCCAGACCTCCGATGCCCCGTTGGCCTGGCCCATGCACAACAGAATGATCACAACTCCAAAAAGAACTGCTTGAGACATTTTTTTTAACATGGTGCACCTCTCCGTGTTGGCCGGCGTGTCCACATTCTCATCCGGCGTTGCTCTTGGGTCATTGCCAATGTTCGATTTCCATGGTTGGCCCTTGGGCCGCCATTCTGATGATATCCGATCCAGTGGCCCAGGCCGTGCCGATTTGCCCGACAACATGCCCTGCGGCATAGTTGGCCAAGACACAGGATTTGAGAAGGTCCAGTCCCGAAGCAAGCCCGAGACCGATGACCGAAATGACCGTATCCCCGGCCCCGGTCACGTCGAAGACATTTTGGGCCAGCGTTGGCAGGTGGTAGATTTTGTCGTGACCAGAGAACAGGGTCATTCCATGGGCGCCCTGTGTGATGAGAAGATTGCGAAGTTTTTTGCTCTGTAATATCTCGCAGCCGGCTTTGATGATGTCTTCCCGATGTTTCAGTCTTCTTGCGACGGCCTCTCCGGCCTCCTTCTTGTTTGGGGTCATGAGGTATGCACCGCGATAGTGGGGCATATTTCTATCTTTCGGGTCTATGAGTGTCATGATTTCAGGTTTGGAGGAGAGCAGTCCAAGAAGCATATCGTCGACTACACCCTTACCGTAGTCCGAGACAATTGTGACGACTGCTCGGTCTATCACCGCTGAAAGAGATCTTGCCAGCTTCTTGTCCGTGGAGCTGTCCGCTACCTCGGCCGGTTCTCGATCGACTCTGA from Deltaproteobacteria bacterium includes:
- a CDS encoding D-glycero-beta-D-manno-heptose-7-phosphate kinase, translated to MKDLQDAIQGLAGHAVAIVGDVMLDRYLWGRVERISPEAPVPVAVVESETVKLGGAANVAMNVKALGGEPLLVGSIGDDQAGGQFRTLLQEAGIADTHLITSRHGRTTTKTRIMAGGQQIVRVDREPAEVADSSTDKKLARSLSAVIDRAVVTIVSDYGKGVVDDMLLGLLSSKPEIMTLIDPKDRNMPHYRGAYLMTPNKKEAGEAVARRLKHREDIIKAGCEILQSKKLRNLLITQGAHGMTLFSGHDKIYHLPTLAQNVFDVTGAGDTVISVIGLGLASGLDLLKSCVLANYAAGHVVGQIGTAWATGSDIIRMAAQGPTMEIEHWQ